The Populus trichocarpa isolate Nisqually-1 chromosome 2, P.trichocarpa_v4.1, whole genome shotgun sequence genome has a window encoding:
- the LOC18096107 gene encoding histone H3.2, whose product MARTKQTARKSTGGKAPRKQLATKAARKSAPATGGVKKPHRFRPGTVALREIRKYQKSTELLIRKLPFQRLVREIAQDFKTDLRFQSSAVAALQEAAEAYLVGLFEDTNLCAIHAKRVTIMPKDIQLARRIRGERA is encoded by the coding sequence ATGGCCCGTACCAAGCAGACTGCAAGAAAATCCACCGGAGGCAAGGCACCTCGTAAGCAGCTGGCAACAAAGGCTGCCCGCAAATCTGCTCCAGCAACCGGAGGTGTGAAGAAACCCCATCGTTTCAGGCCAGGAACTGTGGCTTTGAGAGAAATCAGGAAGTACCAAAAGAGTACCGAGCTCTTGATCCGCAAGCTTCCCTTCCAAAGGCTCGTGAGAGAAATTGCTCAGGATTTCAAGACCGATCTCAGGTTCCAGAGCAGTGCTGTCGCAGCTCTTCAAGAAGCAGCCGAGGCTTATCTCGTGGGTCTCTTTGAGGACACAAATCTGTGTGCTATTCATGCCAAGAGGGTTACAATCATGCCCAAGGATATCCAGTTGGCTAGAAGGATCAGGGGCGAAAGGGCTTAA
- the LOC7479707 gene encoding transcription initiation factor IIF subunit beta isoform X1, which translates to MEEDHSNGGNSSSSGNLETSKADKAVWLMKCPVVVAKSWKSHHTSSSDSAPLAKVVLSLDPLQSDDPSAIQFTMEMARTETGNVPKSYSLNMFKDFVPMGVFSETPQGRVSMEGKVEHKFDMKPHEENIEEYSKLCRDRTKKSMIKNRQIRVIDNDRGVHMRPMPGMVGLISSTSKDKKKTQPVKQSDVKRTRRDRGELEDIMFKLFERQPNWALKQLVQETDQPAQFLKEILNELCVYNKRGTNQGTYELKPEYKKTAEDTDSTQGAC; encoded by the exons atggaGGAAGATCACAGTAATGGTGGAAATAGCAGCAGCAGCGGTAATTTAGAAACATCGAAGGCTGATAAAGCTGTTTGGCTAATGAAGTGTCCAGTAGTGGTTGCAAAGTCATGGAAGAGTCATCATACCTCTTCTTCAGATTCTGCTCCGCTCGCTAAAGTCGTTCTCTCCCTCGATCCTCTCCAATCTGACGATCCCTCTGCTATTCAG TTCACTATGGAGATGGCTCGCACTGAGACTGGGAATGTGCCGAAGAGTTATTCTTTGAATATGTTTAAGGACTTTGTTCCGATGGGTGTCTTTTCGGAGACACCTCAAG gGAGGGTTTCCATGGAAGGAAAAGTTGAACATAAATTTGACATGAAGCCTCACGAGGAAAACATTGAGGAATATAGTAAATTATGCCGTGACAGGACGAAAAAGTCTATGATCAAGAATAGGCAGATACGG GTGATTGATAATGACCGTGGGGTGCACATGAGGCCCATGCCTGGAATGGTCGGCCTGATTTCATCTACCTCCAAG GATAAGAAGAAAACACAACCAGTTAAACAATCAGATGTGAAGAGAACCAGGAGGGATCGTGGTGAATTGGAGGATATCATGTTCAAGTTATTTGAAAGGCAACCAAATTGGGCCTTAAAGCAGCTTGTTCAAGAAACAGATCAACCTGCG CAATTCTTGAAAGAGATACTGAATGAGCTTTGTGTGTACAATAAGCGGGGAACAAACCAAGGAACTTATGAGCTAAAACCAGAATATAAGAAAACTGCTGAGGATACAG ATTCAACACAGGGTGCTTGCTAG
- the LOC7479707 gene encoding transcription initiation factor IIF subunit beta isoform X2, giving the protein MEEDHSNGGNSSSSGNLETSKADKAVWLMKCPVVVAKSWKSHHTSSSDSAPLAKVVLSLDPLQSDDPSAIQFTMEMARTETGNVPKSYSLNMFKDFVPMGVFSETPQGRVSMEGKVEHKFDMKPHEENIEEYSKLCRDRTKKSMIKNRQIRVIDNDRGVHMRPMPGMVGLISSTSKDKKKTQPVKQSDVKRTRRDRGELEDIMFKLFERQPNWALKQLVQETDQPAQFLKEILNELCVYNKRGTNQGTYELKPEYKKTAEDTDIS; this is encoded by the exons atggaGGAAGATCACAGTAATGGTGGAAATAGCAGCAGCAGCGGTAATTTAGAAACATCGAAGGCTGATAAAGCTGTTTGGCTAATGAAGTGTCCAGTAGTGGTTGCAAAGTCATGGAAGAGTCATCATACCTCTTCTTCAGATTCTGCTCCGCTCGCTAAAGTCGTTCTCTCCCTCGATCCTCTCCAATCTGACGATCCCTCTGCTATTCAG TTCACTATGGAGATGGCTCGCACTGAGACTGGGAATGTGCCGAAGAGTTATTCTTTGAATATGTTTAAGGACTTTGTTCCGATGGGTGTCTTTTCGGAGACACCTCAAG gGAGGGTTTCCATGGAAGGAAAAGTTGAACATAAATTTGACATGAAGCCTCACGAGGAAAACATTGAGGAATATAGTAAATTATGCCGTGACAGGACGAAAAAGTCTATGATCAAGAATAGGCAGATACGG GTGATTGATAATGACCGTGGGGTGCACATGAGGCCCATGCCTGGAATGGTCGGCCTGATTTCATCTACCTCCAAG GATAAGAAGAAAACACAACCAGTTAAACAATCAGATGTGAAGAGAACCAGGAGGGATCGTGGTGAATTGGAGGATATCATGTTCAAGTTATTTGAAAGGCAACCAAATTGGGCCTTAAAGCAGCTTGTTCAAGAAACAGATCAACCTGCG CAATTCTTGAAAGAGATACTGAATGAGCTTTGTGTGTACAATAAGCGGGGAACAAACCAAGGAACTTATGAGCTAAAACCAGAATATAAGAAAACTGCTGAGGATACAG ATATAAGCTAG